From Phenylobacterium immobile (ATCC 35973), a single genomic window includes:
- a CDS encoding helix-turn-helix transcriptional regulator — translation MLPEEAVVPDSKFLTPDEVAERYRGGVSVGTLRNWRAMRLGPSFVKIGKAVLYPLHELDAWDEKNKVQCRASRGLDEHRGDQV, via the coding sequence GTGCTGCCGGAGGAGGCGGTAGTGCCAGATAGCAAATTCCTTACACCTGACGAGGTGGCTGAACGCTACCGGGGCGGTGTTTCGGTTGGGACGCTTCGAAATTGGCGCGCGATGCGTCTCGGCCCGTCCTTCGTCAAAATTGGCAAGGCCGTGCTCTACCCCCTCCACGAGCTTGATGCGTGGGATGAAAAGAATAAGGTGCAGTGTCGTGCATCCAGGGGACTCGACGAGCACAGGGGTGATCAGGTGTGA
- a CDS encoding JAB domain-containing protein: MVHNHPSGDPSPSNADIDMTRQVASACEVLRIAVHDHLIVGRHGVASFKALGLL, encoded by the coding sequence ATGGTGCACAACCATCCCTCGGGCGATCCCTCGCCGTCCAACGCCGACATCGACATGACCCGCCAGGTCGCCAGCGCCTGCGAGGTCCTGCGGATCGCCGTCCACGACCACCTGATCGTCGGACGCCACGGAGTCGCCAGCTTCAAGGCCTTGGGATTGCTCTAA
- a CDS encoding HWE histidine kinase domain-containing protein: MADAGEARRFASYLGESLDGFREGFFSLDKNWRFIACNKVCEQHMGFSAEAVLGRDFWTVFPRIADLPLGDLMREVMSSRRPALREAYSALYPEILLALRCNLLGEGIAVAFRDITRTRKAENRLRESEARFRATADSAPAAIWITDVPGDIEFVNQAFFEYAGRPREGLLGKAWLTLLHPDDAPTVLARREAARVNNDAYEFEARFRFGTGEWRWMRASAKPRIDPDGVFQGYVGLAIDVTETRAAENRQQLLINELNHRVKNTLATIQSIARQTFRDAVVSREARNLFTDRLMALSAAHNVLTRENWDAPELTGVATEAVQAYDDPRAPRIRLNGPPVRIRPNAALAISLALHELATNATKYGALRAKDGYVDLEWTLSGDGAQVEVRWCEVGGPPVAAPPSHGFGSRLLGSGLAGELGQPAIMDWRADGLVCRIVAPVFA; encoded by the coding sequence TTGGCGGACGCCGGTGAGGCACGGCGCTTCGCCAGCTACCTTGGAGAGAGCCTGGACGGCTTTCGCGAGGGCTTTTTCAGCCTCGACAAGAATTGGCGGTTCATAGCCTGCAACAAGGTTTGCGAGCAGCACATGGGCTTCAGCGCCGAAGCGGTGCTGGGGAGAGATTTCTGGACGGTGTTTCCGCGCATCGCTGACCTGCCGCTCGGCGACCTGATGCGTGAAGTGATGTCGTCGCGACGCCCAGCGCTACGGGAGGCCTATTCGGCGCTTTATCCCGAGATATTGCTGGCGCTGCGCTGCAATCTCCTCGGCGAAGGGATCGCCGTCGCCTTTCGCGACATCACCCGGACGCGCAAGGCTGAGAACCGCCTCCGCGAGAGCGAGGCGCGTTTCCGCGCCACCGCCGACTCGGCGCCTGCGGCGATCTGGATCACTGACGTGCCGGGCGACATCGAGTTCGTGAATCAGGCCTTCTTCGAATACGCTGGCCGCCCGCGCGAGGGCCTGCTGGGCAAGGCCTGGCTCACCCTGCTGCACCCCGACGATGCGCCGACGGTCCTGGCGCGGCGCGAAGCCGCGCGGGTCAACAACGACGCCTACGAATTCGAGGCGCGCTTCCGCTTCGGCACAGGCGAATGGCGCTGGATGCGGGCCTCGGCCAAGCCGCGCATCGACCCCGACGGAGTCTTTCAAGGCTACGTCGGGCTAGCCATTGATGTGACCGAGACACGCGCCGCCGAGAATCGCCAGCAGCTCCTGATCAATGAGCTGAACCATCGGGTGAAGAACACGCTCGCCACGATCCAGTCGATCGCACGCCAAACCTTCCGCGACGCTGTGGTCAGCCGCGAGGCGCGCAACCTTTTCACGGACCGTCTGATGGCCCTGTCGGCGGCCCACAACGTCCTGACGCGCGAGAACTGGGACGCGCCGGAACTGACCGGAGTGGCCACAGAGGCCGTTCAGGCCTACGACGACCCGCGTGCGCCGCGGATCCGGCTCAACGGCCCGCCGGTGCGTATACGCCCCAATGCGGCCTTGGCCATTTCTCTCGCGCTGCATGAGCTGGCGACCAACGCGACCAAGTACGGCGCCCTTCGCGCCAAGGATGGCTACGTCGACCTGGAGTGGACGCTCTCCGGCGACGGCGCCCAGGTCGAGGTGCGTTGGTGCGAGGTCGGCGGCCCGCCCGTCGCAGCGCCCCCGTCCCATGGATTCGGATCGAGGTTGCTGGGCTCCGGTCTCGCCGGCGAACTCGGCCAGCCGGCCATCATGGACTGGCGCGCCGATGGCCTCGTTTGCCGAATCGTCGCTCCCGTCTTTGCGTGA
- a CDS encoding RNA polymerase sigma factor — MTEPSDHSPAESGPDVLLAAYFARRANLVRFFAARAGAGAADDLAQELYLKIVSRPDTLTVQSPAALLYRMASNLLLDGARSARRSAVRETAWRDDSRPRLGLEEVSADAPADEAIIERERIARLVEAVADLPPQMGRAFRLHKLEGRSQAETAQAMGVSVKAIEKHIAAAMKALTGRLRS; from the coding sequence GTGACTGAGCCTTCTGACCATTCCCCGGCCGAGAGCGGGCCCGACGTTCTGTTGGCGGCCTATTTCGCGCGAAGGGCCAATCTCGTGCGGTTCTTCGCCGCCCGCGCCGGCGCGGGCGCGGCTGACGATCTGGCGCAAGAGCTTTATCTGAAGATCGTGTCGCGCCCTGATACGCTGACTGTGCAGTCGCCGGCCGCGCTCCTCTATCGCATGGCGTCCAACCTTTTGCTGGACGGGGCGCGCAGCGCGCGGCGCTCGGCCGTGCGCGAGACCGCCTGGCGCGACGATTCGCGGCCGCGCCTGGGACTGGAGGAGGTCTCGGCCGACGCGCCCGCTGACGAGGCGATCATCGAGCGCGAACGCATCGCCCGCCTGGTCGAGGCCGTCGCCGACCTACCCCCGCAAATGGGCCGCGCCTTCCGCCTGCATAAGCTCGAAGGCCGCAGCCAGGCCGAGACCGCCCAGGCCATGGGCGTCTCCGTCAAGGCGATCGAAAAGCATATCGCCGCGGCGATGAAGGCCCTGACCGGAAGGCTGCGGTCGTGA
- a CDS encoding FecR family protein, translating to MSERLQVAEDRLAQASDWFARLGAGAELADDEALAFDAWLDADPANTEAFDAVTATAEAYEAAAPQVLAGLELESVRRAKRLATGKPAFGRRGFLAMGGLAAAAAAAFIITPSLLPSPTEIYSTGVGEKRTVTLSDGSTVDLNAQTRMTVSFRHGERRVSLPEGEAIFDVAKDADRPFTIDAGRYAVRVVGTQFDVRNRPEGLSVAVSRGIVEVRPTAEPGARVFRLHHGQRFKVALQGQPELSQVDPGEAFAWRAGRMIYRSEPLSAVVADLNREFHQPIRISDARLKDMPITGVLVLDNQADVVHRLTLMLPVSAVPSEQGVLLRAR from the coding sequence ATGAGCGAACGGCTACAGGTTGCGGAGGATCGTCTGGCGCAAGCCAGCGACTGGTTCGCACGCCTGGGCGCCGGCGCTGAGCTCGCCGACGACGAAGCCCTGGCTTTTGACGCCTGGCTCGACGCCGACCCGGCCAACACCGAGGCGTTCGACGCGGTGACGGCCACGGCCGAGGCCTATGAGGCGGCCGCCCCTCAGGTTCTCGCCGGCCTGGAGCTTGAGAGCGTCCGGCGCGCCAAGCGGCTTGCGACGGGAAAGCCGGCCTTCGGCCGGCGCGGCTTCCTGGCTATGGGCGGCCTGGCCGCGGCCGCAGCCGCCGCCTTCATCATCACGCCTTCGCTTCTGCCCTCGCCGACCGAGATCTACTCGACCGGTGTCGGTGAAAAGCGCACGGTCACGCTGTCTGACGGTTCGACCGTCGACCTGAACGCTCAGACGCGGATGACCGTCAGCTTCCGTCACGGCGAACGCCGGGTCAGCCTGCCGGAAGGCGAAGCGATCTTCGATGTGGCAAAGGACGCTGACCGGCCTTTCACCATCGACGCCGGCCGGTACGCCGTGCGCGTGGTCGGTACGCAGTTCGATGTACGCAACCGGCCCGAGGGCCTGAGCGTCGCCGTAAGCCGCGGGATCGTCGAGGTGCGCCCAACCGCCGAGCCTGGCGCGCGCGTGTTCCGCCTGCATCATGGCCAGCGTTTCAAGGTCGCCCTGCAAGGCCAGCCCGAACTCAGCCAAGTTGATCCCGGAGAGGCTTTCGCCTGGCGGGCGGGCCGCATGATCTACCGTAGCGAGCCCTTGTCGGCAGTCGTGGCGGACCTCAATCGCGAATTTCATCAACCGATCCGCATCTCCGATGCGCGCCTGAAGGACATGCCGATCACGGGCGTTCTCGTGCTCGACAACCAGGCCGATGTGGTGCATCGCCTGACCTTGATGCTGCCGGTGAGCGCAGTACCTTCCGAACAGGGCGTCCTGCTTCGGGCGAGGTAG